The proteins below are encoded in one region of Equus przewalskii isolate Varuska chromosome 1, EquPr2, whole genome shotgun sequence:
- the LOC103548513 gene encoding olfactory receptor 4F3/4F16/4F29-like: MATKPMDGENSSVVSEFVFLGLTNSWEIQLLLFVLSSMFYVASMMGNSLIMLTVTSDPHLHSPMYFLLANLSFIDLGVSSVSSPKMIYDLFRKHKVISFRGCITQIFFIHIIGGVEMVLLIAMAFDRYVAICKPLHYLTIMSPRMCIFFLVAAWMTGLIHSTVQLVFVINLPFCGPNVLDSFYCDLPRFIKLACTDTYQLEFMVTANSGFISVGSFFILIISYIIIILTVQKHSSAGSFKALSTLSAHITVVLLFFGPLIFFYTWPSPSTYLDKFLAFFDAVLTPFLNPLIYTFRNQEMKVAMRRIFRQIVNYRKIS, translated from the coding sequence ATGGCAACAAAGCCAATGGATGGAGAGAATAGCTCTGTGGTGTCAGAGTTTGTGTTCCTGGGACTCACCAATTCCTGGGAGATCCAACTTCTCCTGTTTGTGCTCTCCTCCATGTTTTATGTGGCAAGCATGATGGGGAACTCCCTCATTATGCTCACTGTGACCTCTGACCCTCACTTACACTCCCCCATGTACTTTCTGTTGGCCAACCTCTCCTTCATTGACTTGGGAGTTTCCTCTGTCAGTTCTCCCAAGATGATTTATGACCTTTTCAGAAAGCATAAAGTCATCTCCTTTAGAGGCTGCATCACTCAAATCTTCTTCATCCACATCATTGGTGGTGTGGAGATGGTACTGCTCATAGCCATGGCCTTTGACAGATATGTTGCCATATGTAAGCCCCTCCACTATCTGACCATCATGAGCCCAAGAATGTGCATCTTCTTTTTAGTGGCTGCCTGGATGACTGGCCTTATTCACTCCACGGTTCAATTGGTTTTTGTCATAAACTTACCTTTCTGTGGTCCTAATGTGTTGGACAGCTTTTACTGTGACCTTCCTCGGTTCATCAAACTTGCCTGCACAGACACCTACCAACTGGAGTTCATGGTCACAGCCAACAGTGGGTTCATCTCTGTTGGCTCCTTCTTCATACTGATCATTTCCTATATAATCATCATTCTCACTGTTCAGAAACACTCGTCTGCTGGTTCATTTAAGGCTCTGTCCACACTGTCAGCTCACATCACTGTGGTGCTCCTGTTCTTTGGTCCTTTGATATTCTTCTATACATGGCCATCTCCCTCCACATACCTAGATAAGTTTCTGGCTTTCTTTGATGCAGTTCTCACTCCTTTCCTGAATCCTCTCATTTACACATTCAGGAATCAAGAAATGAAGGTGGCAATGAGGAGAATATTCAGACAGATAGTGAATTACAGGAAGATCTCTTAA
- the LOC103548512 gene encoding olfactory receptor 4F3/4F16/4F29-like: MLTEPMDGANHSVVSEFVFLGLTNSWEIQLLLFVLSSTFYVASMMGNSLIMLTVTSDPHLHSPMYFLLANLSFIDLAVSSVTSPKMIYDLFRKRKVISFRGCITQIFFIHVIGGVEMVLLIAMAFDRYVAICKPLHYLTIMSPRMCVFFLVAAWMTGLIHSTVQLAFVVNLPFCGHNVLDSFYCDLPQFIKLACTDTYQLENMVTANSGFISVASFFILVISYIVIILTVQKHSSSGSSKALSTLSAHITVVLLFFGPLIFFYTWPSPSRHVGKFLAIFDAVLTPFLNPVIYTFRNQEMKVAMRRICRQLVNYRKIS, from the coding sequence ATGCTGACAGAGCCAATGGATGGAGCAAATCACTCTGTGGTGTCAGAGTTTGTGTTCCTGGGACTCACCAATTCCTGGGAGATCCAACTTCTCCTATTTGTGCTCTCCTCCACATTTTATGTGGCAAGCATGATGGGAAACTCCCTCATTATGCTCACTGTGACCTCTGACCCTCACTTACACTCCCCCATGTACTTTCTGTTGGCCAATCTCTCCTTCATTGACCTGGCAGTTTCTTCTGTCACTTCCCCAAAGATGATTTATGACCTTTTCAGAAAGCGTAAAGTCATCTCCTTTAGAGGCTGCATCACTCAAATCTTCTTCATCCACGTCATTGGTGGTGTGGAGATGGTACTGCTCATAGCCATGGCCTTTGACAGATATGTTGCCATATGTAAGCCCCTCCACTATCTGACCATCATGAGCCCAAGAATGTGCGTCTTCTTTTTAGTGGCTGCCTGGATGACTGGCCTTATCCACTCCACAGTTCAATTGGCTTTTGTAGTAAACTTACCCTTCTGTGGTCATAATGTGTTGGACAGCTTTTACTGTGACCTTCCTCAGTTCATCAAACTTGCCTGCACAGACACCTACCAATTAGAGAACATGGTCACAGCCAACAGTGGATTCATCTCTGTTGCCTCCTTCTTCATACTGGTCATTTCCTATATTGTCATCATTCTTACTGTTCAGAAACATTCTTCCTCTGGTTCATCAAAGGCTCTGTCCACACTGTCAGCTCACATCACTGTGGTGCTCCTGTTCTTTGGTCCTTTGATATTCTTCTATACATGGCCATCTCCCTCCAGACATGTAGGTAAGTTTCTGGCCATCTTTGATGCAGTTCTCACTCCTTTCCTGAATCCTGTCATTTACACATTCAGGAATCAAGAAATGAAGGTGGCAATGAGGAGAATATGCAGACAGCTAGTGAATTACAGGAAGATCTCTTAA